A window of the Lolium perenne isolate Kyuss_39 chromosome 7, Kyuss_2.0, whole genome shotgun sequence genome harbors these coding sequences:
- the LOC127313768 gene encoding uncharacterized protein isoform X1, with the protein MVRIEGGDLGPAEWSSFPQRARDILRLSGNTSKCMDLMRPKARAFMSKDSIVFYGDREVKRGSDVPAKPEISPPRCILARKDSGREDQRSDFSVTVLQIGDECVDSEPIKVDLRAKFQAKGHEREYFYSLGGSVFSIHLYSAARLCFHSSLHSPMATSSKVNLGEKGGSARALVIAGAPATTVEQQSTRREGKAIMPAPSEVEMAVIVNMDAAFRAVKGWLVVGRLISAYRANPKAIIDGLKPVWRLHGEAEVQRTASHDDRFIVKFQAVAWRTLDAQG; encoded by the coding sequence ATGGTGCGGATCGAGGGAGGCGATCTCGGCCCTGCCGAGTGGAGTTCTTTCCCTCAGCGGGCGAGGGATATTCTTCGACTATCGGGAAATACAAGTAAGTGTATGGATTTGATGCGGCCGAAGGCAAGGGCATTCATGAGTAAGGATTCAATCGTTTTTTATGGAGATCGAGAGGTGAAGAGGGGCAGTGATGTGCCAGCGAAGCCGGAGATCTCGCCTCCCCGTTGTATTCTGGCGAGGAAGGATAGCGGGAGGGAAGACCAGAGGAGTGATTTTTCCGTTACTGTTCTTCAAATTGGGGATGAATGTGTTGATTCAGAGCCAATTAAGGTAGATTTGAGGGCGAAATTTCAGGCGAAGGGCCATGAGCGTGAGTATTTCTACAGCCTGGGAGGAAGTGTATTCAGTATCCATCTCTACTCTGCTGCTCGTCTCTGCTTTCATTCCTCTTTGCACAGTCCTATGGCTACCTCCAGCAAGGTGAACTTGGGAGAGAAGGGTGGATCTGCGAGGGCGCTTGTGATTGCAGGTGCCCCGGCGACCACGGTGGAACAGCAGTCCACAAGGAGAGAGGGCAAGGCAATcatgccggctccctctgaagtggagatggctgtcATCGTCAACATGGATGCAGCTTTCCGAGCTGTTAAGGGGTGGCTAGTGGTGGGCAGGCTGATTTCAGCCTACCGTGCCAACCCAAAGGCCATCATCGATGGGCTCAAGCCGGTGTGGCGTCTGCATGGTGAGGCTGAGGTGCAGCGCACCGCGAGCCACGACGACCGGTTCATCGTCAAATTTCAAGCTGTTGCGTGGCGGACCCTGGACGCACAAGGGTGA
- the LOC139833163 gene encoding protein FAR1-RELATED SEQUENCE 5-like, translated as MPQIGMKFNSTIEAWNFWNCYGGHIGFDVRVNYENKSKIAGVVTSARYVCSNEGYHAKDKRDHNTRRPRAETRTGCKVRMGITIDREVGNYEVHELDVEHNHVLQLPETCHLMPSQRKISALQAFEIETADDSGIVPKRAHELASRQVGGTINLGYIRRDHKNYLRTKRQREMMYGEAGTMLKYFKDRKSENPAFQHDEQLDCDEKITNIFWADAKMIIDYAHFGDVVTFDTTFGTNKEYRPFGVFVGFNHFRETVIFGAALLYDETFDSFKWLFDTFLSVHNKKQPRTIFTDQDIAMGKAINAVFTEAWRGLCNFHIMQNAIKHLPQKKKDEDSPNVLAEFSACMYKYEDEEAFEEAFTAIRSKVDTQTWLDSIYKVKEKWARCFMRNAYTLGMRSTQLSESLNSDLKNHLKSDLDILRFFKHLERVVQGKRDNELNEEYESRKKLPRVRIRTPAIIQASKVYTPCIFEDFQNEYERSISAYIKPSEEHNVYNIAIASLDPESTYEEESKVIVDHEEQKVLCNCGQFERLGILCSHALKALDVMNIKYLPSHYILKRWTREARSGTIQDSYGNIVLEDPRMEDRLCLKFFVHKFHGIASKALISEECRKLVDDALENLSKQVEEKAPSSTCRSEATCEEPDSSLQTACLKKKETEKKNSRRNKSWIDKQRPNKKKKKKAELVPEKKSCYVNLLNLSKHITYIYR; from the coding sequence ATGCCTCAAATTGGCATGAAGTTTAATTCTACAATTGAGGCTTGGAACTTCTGGAACTGTTATGGAGGTCATATTGGATTTGATGTAAGGGTAAACTATGAAAACAAGAGCAAAATTGCTGGAGTAGTCACTTCGGCGAGATACGTTTGTTCCAATGAGGGCTATCATGCAAAAGACAAGAGAGACCATAATACAAGGCGTCCCCGTGCAGAAACGAGAACCGGCTGTAAAGTTCGGATGGGAATCACTATTGACCGAGAAGTAGGAAATTATGAAGTACATGAGCTGGATGTTGAACACAATCATGTCCTGCAGTTGCCCGAAACATGCCACTTGATGCCATCACAGCGGAAGATTTCAGCTTTGCAAGCTTTTGAGATTGAAACAGCGGATGATTCAGGAATTGTGCCAAAAAGAGCCCATGAGTTGGCAAGTCGGCAGGTTGGTGGGACAATAAACCTTGGATACATACGTCGTGATCACAAGAATTATTTGCGAACCAAGCGTCAAAGGGAGATGATGTATGGTGAAGCCGGAACCATGCTTAAGTACTTTAAGGATAGAAAGTCAGAGAACCCCGCATTTCAACATGATGAACAGCTAGACTGCGATGAAAAGATCACAAATATCTTCTGGGCTGATGCTAAGATGATCATTGActatgctcatttcggtgatgttGTCACCTTCGATACTACATTTGGGACAAATAAAGAATACAGACCCTTTGGTGTATTTGTTGGCTTCAACCATTTTAGAGAAACAGTAATTTTTGGGGCTGCACTTCTATATGATGAAACATTCGATTCTTTTAAATGGTTATTCGACACATTCTTATCTGTGCATAACAAAAAGCAGCCTAGAACTATCTTTACTGATCAAGATATTGCAATGGGTAAGGCAATTAATGCAGTATTTACAGAAGCATGGCGTGGATTATGCAATTTTCACATAATGCAAAATGCCATCAAACACTTAcctcaaaagaaaaaggatgagGACAGCCCAAATGTTCTTGCTGAATTCAGTGCTTGCATGTACAAGTATGAGGATGAGGAAGCCTTTGAAGAAGCTTTCACTGCCATAAGAAGCAAGGTAGATACACAAACTTGGTTGGACAGTATATATAAAGTAAAAGAGAAATGGGCAAGATGTTTCATGAGGAATGCTTACACTCTAGGGATGAGAAGCACACAATTAAGCGAGAGCTTGAACAGTGACTTGAAAAACCATCTGAAATCTGATCTTGACATTCTTCGTTTTTTCAAGCATCTAGAGAGGGTTGTGCAAGGAAAGCGAGATAATGAGCTAAATGAGGAATATGAATCTAGAAAAAAATTACCTAGAGTTAGAATAAGGACTCCTGCAATAATACAGGCAAGCAAGGTATACACACCGTGCATATTTGAAGATTTTCAGAATGAATATGAAAGATCCATCTCAGCATATATCAAGCCATCCGAAGAACACAATGTATATAATATTGCCATTGCAAGTCTTGATCCAGAAAGCACATACGAAGAAGAGAGCAAAGTTATAGTTGATCATGAAGAGCAAAAAGTTCTATGCAATTGTGGGCAATTTGAACGACTTGGTATATTGTGCAGTCATGCTTTGAAAGCTCTTGATGTCATGAATATTAAGTATCTTCCGAGCCACTATATTCTGAAGCGGTGGACTCGAGAAGCACGAAGCGGCACTATTCAGGACAGCTATGGAAATATTGTTTTGGAGGACCCAAGAATGGAAGATAGGTTGTGCTTGAAGTTTTTCGTTCATAAGTTCCATGGCATAGCTTCCAAAGCACTCATATCCGAAGAATGCAGGAAACTAGTAGATGATGCCTTGGAGAACCTTAGCAAGCAAGTTGAAGAAAAAGCTCCTAGTAGTACATGCAGAAGTGAAGCTACATGTGAAGAACCAGATAGTAGTTTACAGACTGCGTgcctaaagaaaaaggaaacagaaaagaaaaactcAAGAAGAAATAAATCATGGATCGACAAGCAGCGCccgaataaaaagaaaaagaagaaagctGAACTCGTACCCGAAAAAAAATCTTGTTATGTAAATCTCTTAAACCTATCTAAACACATTACATATATTTACAGATGA
- the LOC127313768 gene encoding uncharacterized protein isoform X2, producing the protein MDGDRSPSTNPAKLVLHHQPINNQKETADFTKPLAKTEQRAAVGAPEEMLAMKRWRRLFREQAAELDVVRYGGVKHFIAGIPEPPATDEADDNSDLPVAADVDGSVTQVMGTDQLTNLSSGADAKLVIQFEEVTTASMGKRKAEDVSESCKRVCAGSVGDVGVCEGSIVHVIEEVGVGVGEL; encoded by the coding sequence ATGGATGGGGACCGCTCTCCCTCGACCAATCCAGCCAAGCTGGTACTTCATCATCAGCCGATCAACAATCAGAAAGAGACTGCAGACTTCACCAAGCCGCTGGCCAAGACGGAGCAGAGAGCTGCAGTAGGTGCACCTGAAGAAATGCTGGCCATGAAGCGCTGGAGGAGGCTTTTCAGAGAGcaagctgccgaactcgatgttgTTCGGTACGGGGGCGTCAAGCACTTCATTGCTGGAATCCCTGAACCACCGGCAACGGATGAGGCCGACGACAACAGTGACTTACCTGTGGCTGCTGATGTTGATGGGTCTGTGACCCAAGTGATGGGTACAGATCAATTAACTAACTTATCTTCAGGTGCAGATGCTAAGCTTGTGATCCAGTTTGAAGAAGTCACTACTGCCAGTATGGGGAAGAGGAAAGCTGAGGATGTGAGTGAATCATGTAAACGTGTGTGTGCTGGTAGTGTGGGTGATGTGGGTGTGTGTGAGGGTTCTATTGTACATGTAATAGAGGAGGTGGGGGTTGGAGTGGGTGAGCTTTAG